From the Vibrio vulnificus CMCP6 genome, the window AGGCCAATACTTGACCTGATGCAAACCGTGCCGACTTTTGTTTACTTGATTCCTACTTTGGTGTTATTTGGCTTGGGCATTGTACCTGGGCTTATCTCAACCATTATTTTTGCTATCGCCGCGCCGATACGTTTGACCTACCTCGGCATTACCAAAGTGCCGGAAGAGTTGGTTGAAGCGGGCAAAGCTTTTGGCGCTAACCGGCTGAAGTTACTGCTTAAAGTAGAACTGCCTGCCGCTTTGCCTAGCATAATGGCCGGTATTACTCAGTGCATTATGTTGTCGCTTTCTATGGTGGTGATTGCTGCGCTCGTTGGTGCGGATGGATTAGGCAAACCTGTGGTTCGCGCGCTCAACACAGTGAACATCGCTCAAGGTTTTGAAGCCGGTTTGGCGATCGTTCTGGTGGCGATAATTTTGGATCGCCTTTGTAAAACACCTCAGCAGAAGGAGGCCTAATCATGGATGCCATTACAATTGAGAATGTTGATGTGGTTTTTGGCGATAAGCCAGAGCACGCTTTGGCGCTGCTCGATCAAGGTAAAACGCGCCAAGAAATCATTGATGAAGCAGGCCAAGTGGTGGGGGTGAACAAGGTTTCTCTCTCAATCAAAGAAGGCGAAATCTGTGTGTTGATGGGTTTGTCCGGTTCAGGTAAGTCGAGCTTATTGAGAGCGGTGAACGGCTTGAACAGCATTTCTCGTGGGTCGTTGCGTATAAAAGATGGGGACCAACAGGTCGACCTAGCGCAATGTGACGAAGCAACGTTAAGGCATTTACGAACGCATCGTGTTTCCATGGTTTTCCAAAAGTTTGCGCTGATGCCTTGGCTCACGGTGCTCGACAATGTTGCGTTTGGCCTAGAAATGCAAGGTATGGCGAAAAAGCAACGCCGTAAAAAAGCCAAAGAACAGCTTGAAATGGTGGGGCTTTCGGAATGGCAGGATAAGTATCCACATGAACTGTCGGGAGGCATGCAGCAACGTGTTGGCCTAGCGAGAGCGTTCGCGATGGACACCGATATTCTCTTGATGGACGAACCTTTTTCCGCCCTAGATCCGTTGATTCGCGCTCAGTTACAAGATGAGCTGATTCAACTGCAGAAAAAAATGAACAAAACCATTCTCTTTGTCAGCCATGATTTAGACGAAGCGCTAAAAATTGGCAACAATATTGCGATCATGGAATCCGGATGCTTGATACAGCATGGCGCGCCAGAAGAGATTGTGTTGTCTCCAGAAACCGATTATGTGAAGGATTTCGTGGCCCACACCAATCCTCTCAATGTTCTGAAAGGTCGTACTTTGATGCTCAGCAAAGAATCATTGACGCAGACTGATGGCGCATGGCAAGTGTGTGGTAGGCAGGATTTGTGGTTGGAGCAGTCGGACCAGCAGATGACATTACGCAATTCAGATAAGCGCCTGCTGGCTTGGCCTTGTGAGCAGCAAGATCCTGTGGTTGATGACAATGTGCTTCTTGTCGCTTCACCCGATCTGGATATGCGCGAGATGATCGCGTTGAAAAAGAAAAATAGGCAGCCGATTTTGTTGGCAGAAGATGATCAATTTGTTGGCGTGCTCGATACGGAACATATCTATCAGGCATTGCTTGGAAACTACCAAAGCAGCGCATCGGCGAATGGCTTGGCGTAGTTTTTAGTGATACTCACTCAATAGCGGAGTAAGAAACCAAGATGGTTTGTCATGCAAACCATCTTGGTTGTTTTGAAGGGGACTAAGATTGTTGTTCCTTCAACATCAATGCCTTACTGCGCTCAATTACACTGATTGCCACCGCAAGAAACAGAATATCTTTCACTAGGAAGAAGTTCGTGACCAAAATCCCATCTGAGACTTTCCACGCATTGGGTGTGGTGAGCAAAAAGCTCAGTGTTGCAACGAAAATAACGCTAGCTGCAATGCCAGACCAGTAACCAATCTGCGGTTTCTTCAGACCGATAACCAAACCGATCGCAACAATAATTTCCGTTGCACCGATA encodes:
- the choV gene encoding choline ABC transporter ATP-binding protein — encoded protein: MDAITIENVDVVFGDKPEHALALLDQGKTRQEIIDEAGQVVGVNKVSLSIKEGEICVLMGLSGSGKSSLLRAVNGLNSISRGSLRIKDGDQQVDLAQCDEATLRHLRTHRVSMVFQKFALMPWLTVLDNVAFGLEMQGMAKKQRRKKAKEQLEMVGLSEWQDKYPHELSGGMQQRVGLARAFAMDTDILLMDEPFSALDPLIRAQLQDELIQLQKKMNKTILFVSHDLDEALKIGNNIAIMESGCLIQHGAPEEIVLSPETDYVKDFVAHTNPLNVLKGRTLMLSKESLTQTDGAWQVCGRQDLWLEQSDQQMTLRNSDKRLLAWPCEQQDPVVDDNVLLVASPDLDMREMIALKKKNRQPILLAEDDQFVGVLDTEHIYQALLGNYQSSASANGLA
- a CDS encoding DUF417 family protein; translated protein: MKKQNTDLGAQGLGYLLGVFGVVLVLLWIGVYKFTPTEAKLIEPLVVNHPLMSWLYNLFSVQMVSNFIGATEIIVAIGLVIGLKKPQIGYWSGIAASVIFVATLSFLLTTPNAWKVSDGILVTNFFLVKDILFLAVAISVIERSKALMLKEQQS